In Telopea speciosissima isolate NSW1024214 ecotype Mountain lineage chromosome 10, Tspe_v1, whole genome shotgun sequence, the DNA window TGCAGCTCAGATCAATTCAACTATTCTGATCAGATAAAAGTAACTGTTGGAATTTAAATGGCCTACCATAGTTCTATCGCTATCACGCTGAACCTCCACTCCAATGAATGCAATTAAAATCCAGTATAACAGAGAAATCACTCCTCACTCCAGTCCATTAAATCTACAATTTATTGGTAAATTCAATTGGCATTAAACTAAATTCCTACCCCTCAAAACACATTGGCGCCACAAAAGCTGCTCGAGTGGGAGAACACCCACTGCAACAAAAGCCTTAAAGAATTTGGGCTTCTCATCAATCCTGCACACAGTTGAATGCCTTAAAGAATTtgggcctctctctctctctctctctctaaatttcCATGTAGTGCGAAAAAACTCACAAAATCACAGAAAAGCTTAGTGTAGACTCCATGATAAAGGAATGcagcaaaagaaaaatgacTCCTGATAGAAGTAAAACCAGTGGTTAATAGGGAGCATCTCATATCATCAAATACCTGGATTACATCCTCAGCTCGATCATTACACCTATGTGCCTGAGGTTGGCGATTGTCTCCATCGGGCATTCCCCTTGGACTCTCTCTCCTTGGAACCGGAGTCgaactcatcttcccttccctttcttcttctcttcactaCTACGGGACCCAGGAAAGGGCTTAGGgctctgttttcttcttcatccGTTCGTCCAGTTATGGAATCCGTCAAGCTTTGCTACGGACGTGCACCGTGCACGTATGCACCACGTCGCATCCTGACCGTCTATCAGAAATACTTTGGATAGTCCTCCAATAAGCTgaacagaaagaaaaacaaaaaaacagaaaaacaaaaaccgaAAAAAGGAGAATATTTCTTTGGCTGTTCATCTCTGCCGAACTGAACAGAAttcaaaaaggggaagaacaagaagaagagattatGGGATTGTGCAAGCTGGTGGATGCgatccttctcctcttcttcctggTTGTAGCAGTGGTAGCTCCACTCATGGACTCCCAGACTTGTCTACCAGTGCAATTGTTTCCCGATTTCCTCGTCGACCTCAAATCCTGGTATGCCCGTGAGTACGGTGATTACCTGATAGTTGAGAAGCCCGATTTCTTCGTAGGCCTCGTTTGGCTAGAGCTTCTTCTCCAATGGCCCCTCTGCATTGCCAACCTTTACGCCATTCTCACCAGGAAGTCCTGGCTGAGCACCACTTGCTTGATCTATGGCGTCTCCACTTCCACTTCCATGGTATGTTTATAGTTGAACAGATCGCTGATCGAGAAATTCTGGTCCAACGTTAAGACTCTGACTCTCAATTATTCTCTGTTTATTATGTTGGGCATTCTCAGATTGCGATTTTAGGGGAACTGATGGGTTCGGGAAAGGCATCGGGCAAGCTCCTCACGTTGTATTCCCCGTTCTTGGGTTTTGCTATCCTTGCGGTTCTGCGTGGGCTTGTGCCAAACGGGGGCAGGAGCAGGACTCCTACTTCAATGAATGCCGCAGGAGCAAAAATGGCTAGGAAAAAGAAAGCATGAGGGTACACACTAGACTCCATCAAtccatcttcatttttttttttcgatttttGAATTTGTACTTCTAGCATtcttgaaaaaggaaaaactttcCTTATTCTCATAGTttttgttgagagagagagagagagatctgagTCTGATGTATTCATTCCCTTGGCAAAGACAGTGATCTCAATTCATGGTTTTCTTTCAGAGAGAATCAATGCAGTCTCCCACACAATGACACTGAAAGATGTCTTCTCTCATCCTTACACAACTTTTATCTAATACCTAAGGTGATGCAATGACGGTGTTCTTCTAGTCAGAATATCAGCTTGCAATCATACTACaacttaacaaaaaaaagaactcaaaaGTAAGatgcaaaaacaaaaataaagaaaatcataTCAATTACAATCTAATGGCTACATAAAAAAGAGTTACAATCTAATGGGGAACCTTAACCTTGTAGACAGAGAAC includes these proteins:
- the LOC122642794 gene encoding sigma intracellular receptor 2-like, with amino-acid sequence MGLCKLVDAILLLFFLVVAVVAPLMDSQTCLPVQLFPDFLVDLKSWYAREYGDYLIVEKPDFFVGLVWLELLLQWPLCIANLYAILTRKSWLSTTCLIYGVSTSTSMIAILGELMGSGKASGKLLTLYSPFLGFAILAVLRGLVPNGGRSRTPTSMNAAGAKMARKKKA